The Flavobacterium sp. M31R6 nucleotide sequence TTGGTTACTTTGAACGCCAATTTTTTGAAATCACACCCTGATTTCGAAGTGCTTTCCGTTGACGATATGTTTGCTTCTTTGGAAGAATTTGTAGGTCACGAGATTAAAAGAGAATAGGATTTTTTCCAAAATAAATAGCTTTTACTTTACCATATAAGAAATATAAGTTCATTTAAGCCTGAATCTTATATGGACTTATATTTCTTATATGGTAAACTTTTTTGTCACAGTGTTTTTCTAATTCTTCACAAATTTCAATTTTTTAGATCCTGCGTCCGTTTGTACACTCATAAAATAAACGCCAGAAGACCAGGAGCTAATATCCCAATTCGTTGCCGAGCGAGTTGTTTTTATTCTTTGGCCAGCCACATTGTAAAAGACAATTTTCTCAACTGTTATTCCGCTTAGTAGGTTAAGAGTAAGGGTGTCGTTTGATTGATTTAGCGATATTTGTGCTGTAGTCAATTCAAACTTTTCTTTACTTAAAGTTGCGGTGTTGCCTTTTGAAATGATGTTTTTTTTCGGGTCAAAAGTGATGCTCGAAATGGTAAAAGGAACATTTTCCGTAAAAGTTTCTCCATTAATGGTGTTGTTCAAAATTAGATCCAATTGTTGGCCGCCAGTTCCAAAAACACGAATAGGCACCGGCATTTCAAAATAGGAAACCGATGCATCTGATTGCGTTTGATTGATAGTAAATTTGGCTTGGCCGCCTCCTAAATTTTGAGCTGTAATGTTGTAAATTGGGTAACCTTGATTGTACACCCAGTCGTTAAAGAATTCTTCGAGACTACTGCCGGAAACCACTTCCAAATGCGATTGTAAATCGGGAGTTTTGGCATATTTGTAGGCTAGATTAGCGTCTTTCAGATAATTTTTGATTCCCTGAAAAAATAGCGCATCTCCCATTTTGAAACGAAGCATATTCAGAACCATGGCTCCTTTATTATACGTTAATCGGGAGTCGAATATTCGGTTGACATTGTTAAGTTCGGCATCCGTCAAATATACAGCTCCATTAGTTTTGGAAGTAATATTGTTAATCATTTTGGTTTTTTCGGTTACAAAAGATGCCTGGCCATCAAAATTTTCGATAACCAAAGCGGCGACATACGTAGCAAATCCTTCATTGAGCCAAATGTCTTTCCAACTGCCGCAAGTGATTTTGTCACCAAACCATTGATGTGCCATTTCGTGAGCAATTAGGTCTCTTTCGAAACTTACCATAAATGAAACGGTAGTGTGTTCCATTCCGCCACCCCAGCCAAATTGGGCATGACCATACTTTTCGTTATGAAAAGGATAAATTTCGAAAAGGCTTTCATACAAATTCAGAATCAATGGAGTTTGATCCAGTTGTGTTTGTACCGAAGCTAATGTTTCGGGATAAATGTAGTTGATTATCGGATATTGGTTGGGCGCGGTACCACCTGTTTGGTTGTAAACGCTGTAATTGGTTACTGCAATAGCAACCAAATAAGCCGGAATAGGATAACCATGATGAAAATGGGTCGTTTTGTAGGGACCACTAATGATTGGTGTTGTGGTTTCTATACCATTTGCAACGCTAATATACTGAGATGGTGCTGTAATATAAACATCGATACTGTCTGCTTTGTCATTCAAATCTTGTTTGCAGGGCCACCAATCGCGAGCACCATAAGGCTCGGACAAAGTGTATAAAACTGGTGAAGCATTATGTGTTGAGGTGGTAAAGGCTTGTTCACCATTTGGGGGAGCGCCAGAATAGGAGATTACAACGGTAGCCGAAGTGCCTGAAATGAGAATACTTGGCAAGGTGATAACCAATTCGTTGTTGGTGTTTTGTGTAAATGCTAATGCCAATCCATTTTGTGTCACGTTGCTTACCGTCAATTGATTGGTTAAGTCAAAAGTGACTGTCGAAAGATCCGATAATGCAGTAAAAGTCGTAGTTACAATCCCGGAAATGTAATAACTGGCAGGATTTACAGTAAAGCGAAGTTCATGATAGGTAATATCATAGTTTTGAGTGTTGGGATTGACTCTCAAGTTCATTTTCTTAGTAGCCATCTTCTGCTCGAGGATAGCAATATCTTGTGTTTGGCTTTCTTTTTTTTGGGCATAACCCGAAATCATTACAGCCAACAATACTATCAAACACCTTTTTTTCATTTTAAAATTCAATTTGTATATCAAATATAGTTAATGATTTGACTTTAATCTGTCATAGTTTCTGATTTGTTGAGTTTTAAAAAAGCTTTAACCAAAGTGCTTTATTTCATATTTATATTAAATTTAAAATTTATTTTGCTGTAAATCAATACGATAGTGTTAAATTTAAACAATGTAAATAAAAAAGGAATATCTTTATAGTTAGGAAATTAAAGTTTTTCTTGTTGTTTTTCTTTGCCCTAAATGCAGTTTTATTGTTCAACATAAAAATGGGTGTATGCAAAAAATTACTATTTTAATTAGCGGGTTTTTATTACTTTTTTTGGGAATCGTTATGTTTCCTATTTCGATTCGGGCAAAAGAGAAAAATCTTTCTTCATCGACTGTTTTTAGACACTTGCAAAAGGATTTTCATTCAAAAATTCAGGATAAAAACTTAATCAAAGGGAATTGGCAAAGAGATGATGCAGCGGTTGAATTGCATATCTCAAGACTTTTGGAAAATGGTTCGTTGCAGGTAAATTATTTGAATTCGAAATTTATTTACATAGAAAAAGCGGGCTGGACTAATTCTTCAGACGTTTTGCGGCTATTTGTTATATACAGGCAAGATGATAGTCCCGGTTATAGTTTGTCATTACAGTATCTTGCTGAAAAAGATATACTAATTGGTGCTTATGTTGACGGTTCGGATAGTAAATCTTACAATGTCACTTTCAAAAGAAGCAAGTAAATTCATTTGAAATGCAACAAAAAAAGCCACCTGATTTCTCAGATGGCTTTTCATAATTTGTATTTTATGACTTTAGATTTTAAAAGTAACTCCAAATTTGGCACCGCTTGTTGCTGAGCCGCCTCCTAATTCTAGATTAATACCAAATTTATCGGTAAAGAAATAGCGCCCACCTACTTGAAGGCCAAGGCCTAAAGCATCGTGGTCAGGATGAGGATTATTGTTGTAGTCATTATAATTCCAAATGTAATATGTAAGAGCGGCACCTGCATAGAAATCAAATTTGCTTGGCATATTCAATATTCTGTTGAAGTGATAATTCCCGTTTCCACCAATTCCTATTGCAGTAGAATTATAATTATAGCTGCTGTTATTATAATGATATGGATCATTATCTGTTTGAAAAGATATTTGCCCGCCAAGAGTCCAATCTTTTGCAATTCCGTAATCAAGACCAAAATAAACAGGAACTCCCCAGCCCGAAGCTCCTACACCTGCGTTTAATTGTACCCCACCTTCTTCAAGAGGAGCTTGTGCAAATACACCAGAGGATATAAAACCAAAGGCAATTATTAGAATAAATTTTTTCATAAGTTTTGTTTTTAAATACAACGTAAAAATAGGATTTTATTATAGTTTTCCTTTTAATTTTGGTCAAAAAAGGAGTTTTTCTGTGAATTTTACAAATGCACTTCTAAATAGGTTTTGTTATATATCTAAAAATTAGTGGTTATGAGTGCT carries:
- a CDS encoding M1 family aminopeptidase; this encodes MKKRCLIVLLAVMISGYAQKKESQTQDIAILEQKMATKKMNLRVNPNTQNYDITYHELRFTVNPASYYISGIVTTTFTALSDLSTVTFDLTNQLTVSNVTQNGLALAFTQNTNNELVITLPSILISGTSATVVISYSGAPPNGEQAFTTSTHNASPVLYTLSEPYGARDWWPCKQDLNDKADSIDVYITAPSQYISVANGIETTTPIISGPYKTTHFHHGYPIPAYLVAIAVTNYSVYNQTGGTAPNQYPIINYIYPETLASVQTQLDQTPLILNLYESLFEIYPFHNEKYGHAQFGWGGGMEHTTVSFMVSFERDLIAHEMAHQWFGDKITCGSWKDIWLNEGFATYVAALVIENFDGQASFVTEKTKMINNITSKTNGAVYLTDAELNNVNRIFDSRLTYNKGAMVLNMLRFKMGDALFFQGIKNYLKDANLAYKYAKTPDLQSHLEVVSGSSLEEFFNDWVYNQGYPIYNITAQNLGGGQAKFTINQTQSDASVSYFEMPVPIRVFGTGGQQLDLILNNTINGETFTENVPFTISSITFDPKKNIISKGNTATLSKEKFELTTAQISLNQSNDTLTLNLLSGITVEKIVFYNVAGQRIKTTRSATNWDISSWSSGVYFMSVQTDAGSKKLKFVKN
- a CDS encoding outer membrane beta-barrel protein, producing MKKFILIIAFGFISSGVFAQAPLEEGGVQLNAGVGASGWGVPVYFGLDYGIAKDWTLGGQISFQTDNDPYHYNNSSYNYNSTAIGIGGNGNYHFNRILNMPSKFDFYAGAALTYYIWNYNDYNNNPHPDHDALGLGLQVGGRYFFTDKFGINLELGGGSATSGAKFGVTFKI